The Dehalogenimonas sp. 4OHTPN genome window below encodes:
- a CDS encoding Smr/MutS family protein, with translation MAKKVRRASTGSAWAPQAVPSLDLHALTVVEALPEVDVFLHDCFRAGYHRVRVVHGKGTGVLKAEVTRYLSTHPLVIGYRALDVYHGGTGATEVDLSDK, from the coding sequence GTGGCTAAAAAAGTCCGCCGGGCTTCAACCGGTAGCGCCTGGGCGCCCCAGGCTGTGCCGTCGCTCGACCTTCACGCTCTGACCGTCGTTGAAGCTCTGCCTGAAGTGGATGTGTTCCTCCATGACTGCTTCCGCGCCGGCTATCACCGGGTGCGGGTGGTCCACGGCAAAGGCACCGGGGTGCTCAAGGCCGAAGTTACCCGCTACCTCTCCACCCATCCCCTCGTCATCGGGTATCGGGCTTTAGACGTCTATCACGGGGGCACCGGCGCCACCGAAGTTGATTTAAGCGATAAATAA
- a CDS encoding type IV pilus twitching motility protein PilT, translating to MRADELLRAMVKAGASDMHLKVPNPPVFRIDGVLKRQSQYACVTPGDMERLFREMTNPQQQETFLSTKELDFAISVPDVSRFRVNILYQRGSISICVRMVPFQIMTIDMLNQPATFKSLIMKPRGMILVTGPTGSGKSTTMAAMLQHLNENRHSSVITIEDPIEYVFQDNKCIIAQRELGGDTASYPIALRHALRHDPDVIVVGEIRDVESLTTAIAAAETGHLVLGTLHTINAVQTVDRVIDMYPPGQQHQIRLQLSQVLEAVISQTLVIRANGRGRVGVYEILLATTAVRNLVREGKTFELQSIMQLNRQMGMQTLDQHLAELAANGVISKDEALMKSDNPDRLERLIEEAKRNVRGPDPFKR from the coding sequence ATGAGGGCTGACGAACTTCTAAGGGCAATGGTCAAGGCTGGAGCCTCGGACATGCACCTCAAGGTGCCCAATCCGCCCGTATTCCGTATCGACGGCGTATTAAAAAGGCAGTCCCAGTACGCCTGCGTCACCCCCGGTGATATGGAGCGGCTGTTCCGGGAAATGACCAATCCGCAGCAGCAGGAGACTTTCCTTAGTACCAAGGAACTAGACTTCGCCATCTCGGTGCCCGACGTCTCCCGTTTCAGGGTTAACATCCTGTACCAGCGCGGCAGCATCTCCATCTGCGTGCGCATGGTCCCCTTCCAAATAATGACCATAGATATGCTCAACCAGCCGGCTACTTTCAAGAGCCTTATCATGAAGCCGCGCGGCATGATCCTGGTCACCGGCCCCACCGGCTCCGGCAAATCAACCACCATGGCCGCCATGCTGCAGCACCTGAATGAGAACCGCCACTCCAGCGTCATCACCATTGAGGATCCCATCGAATATGTCTTCCAGGACAATAAGTGCATCATCGCCCAGCGAGAACTGGGCGGCGATACCGCGTCATACCCTATCGCCCTGCGGCATGCCCTGCGCCACGACCCGGACGTCATCGTCGTGGGCGAAATCCGCGACGTCGAAAGCCTGACCACCGCCATCGCCGCCGCCGAGACCGGCCACCTGGTGCTGGGAACTTTGCACACTATCAACGCCGTCCAGACGGTCGACCGTGTCATTGACATGTACCCGCCGGGTCAGCAGCACCAGATCCGGCTGCAATTGTCGCAGGTGCTGGAGGCCGTCATTTCCCAGACTCTGGTTATCCGGGCCAACGGCCGGGGCCGGGTAGGCGTCTATGAAATACTGCTGGCCACGACCGCCGTGCGCAACCTGGTCCGCGAAGGTAAAACTTTCGAACTCCAATCCATTATGCAGCTCAACCGCCAGATGGGCATGCAGACACTGGACCAACACCTGGCCGAACTGGCGGCCAACGGGGTAATCTCCAAGGACGAAGCCCTGATGAAATCGGACAACCCGGACCGGCTGGAGCGCCTCATCGAAGAGGCCAAGCGCAATGTCCGCGGTCCTGACCCGTTCAAGCGCTGA
- a CDS encoding methyltransferase: MNYILLGAAGFLLMHLMDFASMRRLPLLKPFLSVSGTTMIIVAATAAALDEVKFNLPLWLSVAGWSLAAAASAGMVNALYVALPAGKTYIAPGTSGQLVTGGVYRLVRHPWLLFFALTMAGLALGSRSVSAAQAGAVWTLFSAALVWFQDRKIFPKMFPGYAAYQKSTPMLLPNRNSLSAFIEGLKQKKYSEV, from the coding sequence ATGAATTACATCCTTTTGGGCGCCGCCGGGTTCCTCCTGATGCACCTTATGGACTTTGCTTCCATGAGGCGGCTGCCTCTGCTTAAGCCGTTCCTGTCGGTCTCCGGCACCACGATGATAATTGTGGCGGCGACCGCGGCAGCCCTTGATGAGGTCAAATTCAACCTGCCGCTGTGGCTGTCCGTTGCCGGCTGGAGCCTGGCGGCGGCGGCATCGGCGGGCATGGTAAATGCCCTGTACGTCGCTCTGCCGGCTGGTAAGACTTACATCGCCCCGGGGACGAGCGGGCAGCTGGTCACCGGCGGCGTCTACCGCCTGGTCCGCCACCCCTGGCTTCTTTTCTTTGCCCTGACTATGGCCGGCCTGGCACTGGGATCACGCTCGGTATCGGCCGCCCAGGCCGGCGCTGTCTGGACGCTATTTTCAGCCGCTCTGGTATGGTTCCAAGACCGGAAGATCTTCCCGAAGATGTTCCCGGGCTACGCCGCTTACCAGAAGTCCACCCCGATGCTCCTGCCGAACCGCAACAGCCTGTCCGCCTTCATCGAAGGCTTGAAACAGAAAAAATATTCGGAGGTATAA
- a CDS encoding GH3 auxin-responsive promoter family protein, translating to MSQLSELFRQGKYEEMWDRCCGFIDLSLPEFMNVQKRLLLEQLELLKNCQLGRGILKGANPTTVEEFRKTVPLTSYEDYAPYLLKRRWEVLPRKPILWQYTSGKSAEYSYRWAPVTARMLDETEALVFALSFFSSATKRRDVKIRPGDRVLYGMAPPPYATGTMTRVFPHEMFDFLPPVSEAEQASFEDRINTGFKMGLDRGMDYVLSMSSVAYAIGERFKHNGGSVDIKKLVKKPKTLARLVKGKLAARLAGRKMLPRDLWKLKGLITYGIDGEVFRDKIKEMWGQYPLDFHGCTEAPVIAMQTWDHQGMTFIPHLNFFEFIPEAEAVKCWQDPAYQPQTFLMDELKPGNYELVITNLHGGAFVRYRLGHLVQITSMRNDKLDIDIPQMRFLTRVDDQIDIAGFTRLSEKVIWKALENSGVEYEEWTARKEVVAGKPELRIYIELKKNESRSAAQIADAVHAELKQLDTPYAELEEFTGLRPIEATVLPHGAFKLYKMKQQAAGAELAHLKPPHLNANDAIIEFLTSTARTVRVAEAAPVAAAA from the coding sequence GTGAGCCAGTTATCAGAGCTATTCCGCCAGGGTAAATACGAAGAAATGTGGGACCGCTGCTGCGGCTTCATCGACCTGTCGCTGCCGGAGTTCATGAACGTTCAAAAGCGGCTGCTTTTAGAACAGTTGGAACTGCTGAAGAACTGCCAGCTGGGACGCGGCATTCTAAAAGGCGCCAACCCGACCACGGTAGAGGAGTTCCGCAAGACGGTGCCGTTGACTTCCTATGAAGACTACGCGCCTTACTTGTTAAAGCGCCGCTGGGAAGTGCTGCCGCGGAAGCCTATCCTGTGGCAGTACACTTCCGGCAAAAGCGCCGAGTACTCCTACCGCTGGGCGCCGGTGACGGCCCGGATGCTTGACGAAACCGAAGCCCTGGTCTTTGCCCTGTCGTTTTTTTCATCGGCCACCAAACGGCGCGACGTCAAAATCCGCCCCGGCGACCGGGTGCTGTACGGCATGGCCCCGCCCCCCTACGCCACCGGCACGATGACCCGGGTCTTTCCTCATGAAATGTTCGATTTCCTTCCCCCGGTTTCGGAAGCAGAGCAGGCCTCATTTGAGGACCGCATCAACACCGGTTTCAAAATGGGCCTGGACCGCGGCATGGACTATGTCCTGTCCATGTCCAGCGTGGCCTACGCCATCGGCGAACGGTTTAAGCATAACGGCGGGTCTGTAGACATCAAGAAACTGGTCAAGAAGCCGAAGACGCTGGCCAGGCTGGTCAAGGGTAAGCTGGCAGCCCGGCTGGCCGGCCGCAAGATGCTGCCGCGCGACCTGTGGAAGCTCAAGGGCCTCATCACCTACGGCATTGACGGCGAAGTCTTCCGCGACAAGATCAAGGAAATGTGGGGCCAGTACCCGCTGGACTTCCACGGCTGCACCGAAGCTCCGGTGATCGCCATGCAGACCTGGGATCACCAGGGCATGACCTTCATCCCGCACCTCAATTTCTTTGAGTTCATCCCGGAGGCCGAGGCGGTCAAGTGCTGGCAGGATCCGGCCTATCAGCCGCAGACGTTCCTCATGGACGAACTCAAACCGGGCAATTACGAACTGGTCATCACCAACCTGCACGGCGGCGCCTTTGTCCGCTACCGCCTGGGGCACCTGGTGCAGATCACATCCATGCGCAACGATAAGCTGGACATCGATATTCCGCAGATGCGCTTTCTTACTCGCGTCGACGATCAGATCGATATCGCCGGTTTCACCCGATTATCCGAAAAGGTCATCTGGAAGGCGCTGGAGAATTCCGGGGTCGAATACGAAGAGTGGACGGCCCGCAAAGAGGTGGTCGCCGGCAAACCCGAGCTGCGGATCTACATAGAACTCAAGAAAAACGAAAGCCGCAGTGCCGCCCAGATCGCCGATGCCGTTCATGCCGAGTTAAAGCAGCTGGACACGCCCTATGCCGAGCTGGAGGAATTCACCGGCCTGCGGCCGATCGAGGCCACAGTGCTGCCGCACGGGGCGTTCAAGCTCTACAAGATGAAGCAGCAGGCCGCCGGGGCCGAACTGGCGCACCTCAAGCCGCCGCACCTCAATGCGAATGACGCCATCATCGAGTTCCTGACATCAACCGCCAGGACGGTCAGAGTCGCCGAGGCCGCGCCGGTGGCCGCGGCAGCGTAA
- a CDS encoding winged helix-turn-helix domain-containing protein, producing the protein MRLDRRRSSIEIIADMLRLGEAGKTEIMYSVNMSYFQLQKYLNFMVERELIDKVKLGNPSVAYRVTKKGLTLLRHIDEILDTLNLKDDGEDTP; encoded by the coding sequence ATGAGATTAGACCGCCGACGGTCCAGCATAGAGATCATCGCCGACATGCTGCGGCTGGGTGAAGCAGGCAAGACGGAGATCATGTATTCCGTCAACATGAGCTATTTTCAGCTTCAGAAATACCTGAACTTCATGGTTGAGCGGGAACTCATCGACAAAGTAAAGCTGGGCAATCCTTCAGTCGCTTACCGGGTGACTAAGAAGGGGCTGACTCTGCTGCGGCACATTGACGAGATCCTCGACACCCTCAATCTCAAAGACGACGGCGAAGACACGCCCTAA
- a CDS encoding DUF2779 domain-containing protein has protein sequence MKNRGGKLLTKSKFMAGLQCPRYLWIYVNEPSRIPQPDLVTQHTFDQGHEVGEIAKKLFPGGLDMSGFGFREMLSETSARLADRKPIFEAAFQCGQLYARIDILNPSGGGWDIVEVKSSTDVKDENIADVAFQRYVVERCGLTVGRCRLIHINRDYVRQGEIDPSGLLLSEDITERVFEVSGGMADMVENMLETIAGDCPDSVIGRLCDSPYGCPLKDECWANMPQHPVTGLYRIGARSDDLLKLGVTAIADIPADFMLNEKQSIQKTCVECGQPHVQSSEINKFLSGLEYPHFYLDFETFSTAIPMFDGTRPYQHIPFQYSLHTVAAPGEEAEHRYFLYQGSGDPRPEFVGALKRDLGEDGTIIVYNQGFEEGVLKKLAEAYPDYADWIKDALSRMADLLIPFRNFHYYHPAQGGSASLKQVLPALTGISYDNLEICDGQVASLKYFFAAYGGLPEAERRKVFSGLLEYCGQDTWGMVRIVGRLREISGG, from the coding sequence ATGAAAAACCGCGGCGGGAAACTCCTTACCAAGTCCAAGTTTATGGCCGGCCTCCAGTGCCCGCGCTACCTCTGGATTTATGTCAACGAGCCCTCCCGGATCCCGCAGCCCGACCTGGTCACCCAGCACACCTTCGACCAGGGGCATGAGGTCGGCGAGATCGCCAAGAAGCTGTTCCCCGGCGGTCTGGACATGTCCGGCTTCGGCTTCAGGGAAATGCTGTCCGAGACCTCGGCGCGTCTGGCTGACCGGAAACCTATCTTCGAAGCCGCCTTCCAGTGCGGCCAGCTTTACGCCCGGATAGACATCTTGAACCCCTCCGGCGGCGGCTGGGATATCGTCGAGGTTAAAAGCTCCACCGACGTCAAAGACGAAAACATCGCCGACGTGGCCTTTCAGCGTTACGTCGTCGAGCGCTGCGGCCTGACCGTCGGCCGCTGCCGCCTTATCCATATCAACCGCGACTACGTCCGGCAGGGCGAGATCGACCCATCCGGCCTGCTGCTGTCCGAGGACATCACCGAGCGAGTTTTCGAGGTCTCGGGCGGCATGGCCGACATGGTGGAAAACATGCTGGAGACCATCGCCGGCGACTGCCCGGATTCGGTCATCGGCCGGCTATGCGATTCTCCCTACGGCTGCCCGCTGAAAGATGAGTGCTGGGCAAATATGCCGCAGCACCCGGTGACCGGTCTCTACCGCATCGGGGCCAGGTCAGATGACCTGCTCAAACTCGGCGTGACTGCCATCGCCGACATCCCGGCCGATTTTATGTTGAACGAGAAGCAGTCCATCCAGAAGACCTGCGTGGAATGCGGCCAACCCCACGTGCAATCAAGCGAGATTAACAAATTCCTGTCAGGTCTGGAATACCCTCACTTTTACCTGGACTTCGAAACCTTTTCTACGGCTATTCCGATGTTCGACGGCACCAGGCCGTACCAGCATATCCCTTTCCAGTACTCGCTGCATACCGTCGCCGCTCCGGGTGAGGAGGCGGAACACCGCTACTTTCTCTACCAGGGCAGCGGTGACCCGCGCCCGGAGTTCGTCGGCGCGCTAAAACGGGACCTTGGCGAGGACGGCACCATCATCGTCTACAACCAGGGCTTCGAGGAAGGCGTCCTCAAAAAGCTGGCAGAGGCTTACCCGGACTATGCCGACTGGATCAAGGATGCCCTTTCCCGCATGGCTGACCTGCTCATCCCCTTCCGCAACTTCCATTACTATCACCCGGCCCAGGGCGGCAGCGCCTCCTTGAAGCAGGTGCTGCCGGCGCTTACCGGCATCAGCTATGATAACCTGGAAATCTGCGACGGCCAGGTGGCCTCACTGAAATATTTCTTCGCCGCTTACGGCGGCCTGCCGGAGGCTGAACGCCGGAAGGTGTTCTCCGGTCTGCTGGAGTACTGCGGCCAGGATACCTGGGGCATGGTGCGCATCGTCGGGCGGCTGCGGGAGATATCCGGTGGCTAA
- a CDS encoding diguanylate cyclase: MNIWAAIPLAACLAYLLLLLLVLPNAQQRVSRYLAYFLAAASVWGFCSFMIHLDAPASETLLWNNLLAVSLVWALVAYFHFVRVYVYDKAGPGLVAAYSVLAVVAGLAAAGQLVESARVEDGIVYSEIGAPVYLIAAASAVMAGLIAAGLLRKYRSLAPGLERQSVLFLLGGLLITVTAGFSNLSGDPNISGLPIDQLASFINAAFIGLIVSRFRFVNLKFRDPHRGLTYVLIVPAVVISLAGIISVTFGINGAVPEIGRFNGWAVIPLVASVVYIILLFMVVQDSERRANRFFAYFLGVGALWSFSSFMLVFNSAASPGYLQFWNEMVVVAIAWVSIAYFHFVRAYNNKSGGIWIWIGYIFTLVLLGLALAGEVVSNVRLVDGYLFHDIRPWDLIVGGFIAPFIAAGMVMLIRRYRASTDPVDRNRTIYLIIGSGALILFSYVTPFTPALAGLTTDHLGNIANAGLIAYAMSRYHLFDIKLVARRGLTLIALVAAIGAGYGGLVFIVSRLFPGAPNSTIVLIAGIAVTMLALSGRSLAHFISVSIDRLFYRDTYRHRLELLNFSTKMSHILNLDELSQALLPPLTKALGITHAALLFQDNSAADFTVQYTFPDNHELRGTLRLPVDNPIIEWMDREGRPLAPSQVESIPEFKGLWQTEREQLTGANLALLHPIKSRGKLIGLIAVGQKKRGGIYNTEDLELISRIASQAGVIIENAQLYVQATTRANTDELTGLYNHRHFHERIEQEIARGSRFGISFSLIILDLDLFKVYNDIYGHLAGDQLLRKVGKIIQSSVRSIDLSFRYGGEEFAIILPETRIEDAYRVAERLRKTVEAKSSFREMPVTASLGVATWPSDGVMKEEVIHRADIALYRAKQTGRNRTCLASEVQQPVAQPAAAAVEGDSQPKALSIIYALAATVDAKDHYTYGHSRKVSEYAVALAEALRLGQETIHTIRAAGLLHDIGKIGVPDSILTKPGALEQKEWEPIRTHPELGVEILRHVTDLSQCLPAIMHHHENWDGTGYPQGLKGPAIPLEARILSVADAYDAITSPRPYRNQLALKDALTELRRCAGTQFDPSLIPVFCELMQPGAGAVPGVERRADYRPSTEAGPQ, from the coding sequence TTGAATATCTGGGCCGCTATACCGCTGGCCGCATGCCTCGCCTACCTGCTTCTGCTGCTTTTAGTCCTGCCCAACGCTCAGCAACGGGTCAGCCGCTACCTGGCTTATTTTTTGGCGGCGGCTTCGGTGTGGGGCTTCTGCTCCTTCATGATTCACCTGGATGCCCCGGCATCGGAGACATTGCTGTGGAACAACCTGCTGGCGGTCAGCCTTGTCTGGGCGCTGGTCGCCTATTTTCATTTCGTCCGCGTCTATGTCTATGACAAAGCAGGCCCCGGCCTGGTGGCGGCTTACAGCGTGCTGGCTGTTGTCGCCGGGCTGGCCGCCGCCGGGCAACTGGTTGAATCCGCCCGTGTCGAGGATGGCATCGTTTACTCGGAAATCGGGGCGCCGGTTTACCTCATCGCCGCCGCCAGCGCGGTCATGGCCGGACTCATCGCCGCCGGCTTGCTGCGAAAGTACCGCTCCCTAGCGCCGGGACTCGAAAGGCAGAGTGTCTTGTTCCTGCTCGGCGGACTCCTCATTACCGTTACCGCCGGTTTCTCTAATCTCAGCGGCGATCCCAATATTTCCGGACTGCCGATCGACCAGCTCGCCAGCTTCATCAACGCCGCCTTTATCGGGTTAATTGTCTCCCGCTTCCGCTTCGTCAACCTCAAATTCCGCGATCCGCACCGGGGATTGACCTACGTGCTTATAGTCCCCGCCGTGGTCATTTCGCTGGCCGGTATTATTTCGGTGACCTTCGGCATTAACGGCGCCGTGCCGGAAATCGGACGCTTCAACGGCTGGGCAGTCATCCCGCTGGTGGCCAGCGTGGTATATATCATCCTTTTATTTATGGTCGTCCAGGATTCGGAGCGCCGCGCCAACCGCTTCTTCGCCTATTTTCTCGGCGTCGGCGCTCTCTGGAGTTTCAGTTCCTTCATGCTGGTATTCAATTCAGCGGCCAGCCCTGGATACCTTCAGTTCTGGAACGAGATGGTAGTCGTCGCTATCGCCTGGGTCAGCATCGCCTATTTTCATTTCGTACGGGCTTACAACAACAAGAGCGGCGGCATCTGGATCTGGATCGGCTATATCTTTACACTTGTCCTCCTCGGACTGGCGCTGGCAGGCGAAGTGGTCAGCAACGTCCGGCTGGTGGACGGCTATCTGTTTCACGACATCCGGCCGTGGGACCTAATCGTCGGCGGCTTCATAGCCCCGTTCATCGCCGCCGGCATGGTCATGCTGATCCGCCGTTACCGCGCCTCGACTGACCCGGTGGACCGCAACCGAACCATTTATCTCATCATCGGCTCCGGCGCGCTGATCCTGTTCAGCTACGTCACCCCGTTCACGCCGGCTCTGGCTGGACTGACCACCGACCACCTGGGCAATATCGCCAACGCCGGTCTCATCGCCTATGCCATGTCCCGATACCATTTGTTCGACATCAAGCTGGTCGCCCGCCGCGGCCTGACTTTAATCGCCCTGGTGGCTGCCATCGGCGCCGGTTACGGCGGGCTGGTCTTCATCGTCTCCCGACTGTTCCCCGGCGCCCCCAACTCCACCATTGTTCTCATCGCCGGGATTGCTGTCACCATGCTGGCGCTGTCCGGCCGATCGCTGGCCCATTTTATCTCGGTTTCAATCGATCGGCTGTTTTACAGGGACACTTACCGCCACCGTCTTGAGCTGTTGAATTTTTCTACCAAAATGAGCCACATTCTCAACCTGGACGAGCTGTCCCAGGCTCTCCTGCCACCCCTGACCAAAGCCCTGGGCATCACCCATGCCGCCCTGCTTTTCCAGGACAACAGCGCCGCCGATTTCACCGTCCAGTACACCTTCCCGGACAATCATGAACTGCGCGGGACGCTACGCCTACCGGTCGATAATCCCATCATCGAATGGATGGACCGCGAAGGCCGCCCCCTGGCGCCGTCGCAGGTCGAGTCCATCCCGGAGTTCAAAGGCCTGTGGCAGACTGAGCGCGAACAGCTTACCGGCGCCAACCTGGCCCTGCTCCATCCTATCAAGAGCCGCGGCAAGCTCATCGGCCTGATCGCCGTCGGTCAGAAGAAACGCGGCGGCATCTACAACACCGAGGACCTGGAACTCATCTCCAGGATCGCCTCTCAGGCCGGGGTAATCATCGAGAATGCCCAGCTTTATGTTCAGGCGACTACCCGCGCCAACACCGACGAGCTCACCGGCCTGTACAACCACCGCCACTTCCACGAGCGGATAGAACAGGAGATCGCCCGAGGTAGCCGCTTCGGCATCTCTTTCTCGCTCATCATCCTCGACCTCGACCTGTTCAAAGTATACAACGACATCTACGGCCATTTGGCCGGCGATCAACTGCTCAGAAAGGTCGGCAAGATCATTCAGAGTTCCGTCAGGTCTATTGATCTGTCTTTCCGCTACGGCGGCGAGGAATTCGCCATCATCCTGCCTGAAACCCGGATCGAAGACGCCTACCGGGTGGCGGAACGGTTAAGAAAAACGGTTGAGGCTAAATCCAGCTTCCGGGAGATGCCGGTGACCGCTTCTCTGGGCGTGGCTACCTGGCCGTCGGACGGGGTGATGAAGGAAGAGGTCATTCACCGCGCGGATATAGCCCTCTACCGCGCCAAGCAGACCGGGCGCAACCGCACCTGTCTGGCTTCTGAGGTCCAGCAGCCTGTGGCTCAACCGGCCGCGGCCGCAGTTGAAGGGGATTCCCAACCCAAAGCCCTGTCGATCATTTATGCTCTGGCTGCCACCGTTGACGCTAAAGACCACTATACCTACGGCCACTCGCGCAAAGTTTCAGAATACGCCGTCGCCCTGGCTGAAGCATTGCGGCTGGGGCAGGAAACAATTCATACCATCCGCGCCGCCGGCCTGCTGCATGACATCGGCAAAATCGGCGTGCCGGACTCGATCCTGACCAAACCGGGGGCGCTGGAGCAGAAAGAATGGGAACCTATCCGCACTCACCCGGAACTCGGCGTTGAAATACTGCGCCACGTCACCGATCTGTCCCAATGCCTGCCGGCTATCATGCATCACCATGAAAACTGGGATGGCACCGGCTATCCTCAGGGACTCAAAGGTCCCGCCATACCCTTGGAGGCGCGCATACTGTCCGTGGCGGATGCCTACGACGCCATCACCTCCCCCCGACCTTACCGCAACCAGCTGGCGTTAAAGGACGCCCTGACAGAACTCCGCCGCTGCGCCGGCACTCAATTCGACCCGAGCCTCATCCCGGTCTTTTGCGAGTTGATGCAGCCGGGAGCCGGCGCCGTTCCCGGGGTCGAACGCCGTGCCGATTATCGGCCGTCTACCGAAGCCGGGCCTCAATAA
- the nadC gene encoding carboxylating nicotinate-nucleotide diphosphorylase has protein sequence MATQVQIEQIIDTALSEDLGRGDKTTELVIPPSLGGTAGIIAREAAMVCGAEIIRIAFLKVDNTLQIKVNVPDGGRVKPGDVVLLVTGRVSSILKTERVALNILSHLSGIATATAAYIEKVKGLDVKISDTRKTLPGLRLLEKYAVYAAGGQNHRPDLASGLLIKDNHLTALSARGISIADAIAKAKQGGRGMKVEIEVQNLDQLQQAISGGADIIMLDNMSVEDMKKAVKMVPASIKLEASGGITLDNVRAVAETGVDVISVGAITHSAKSIDFSLSFVTGRPAQ, from the coding sequence ATGGCAACCCAGGTTCAAATAGAGCAGATCATCGACACTGCGCTATCCGAGGATCTCGGGCGCGGCGACAAAACTACCGAACTGGTTATTCCGCCGAGCCTCGGCGGCACCGCCGGCATCATCGCCCGGGAGGCGGCGATGGTCTGCGGCGCTGAAATCATCCGCATCGCTTTCCTTAAAGTGGACAATACGCTTCAGATCAAAGTCAACGTGCCCGACGGCGGCAGGGTCAAGCCGGGGGATGTGGTGCTGCTGGTCACTGGCCGGGTCAGCAGCATCCTGAAGACGGAACGGGTGGCCTTAAACATCCTGTCTCACCTCTCAGGCATCGCCACGGCAACCGCGGCTTACATCGAAAAGGTTAAAGGGCTGGATGTCAAGATTTCCGATACCCGTAAGACGCTGCCCGGCCTGCGCCTGCTGGAAAAATACGCCGTCTACGCCGCCGGCGGTCAGAACCACCGGCCGGACCTGGCCAGCGGCCTCCTGATTAAAGACAATCACCTGACAGCCCTCTCTGCCCGCGGCATCTCTATAGCCGATGCCATCGCCAAAGCCAAACAGGGGGGGCGGGGTATGAAAGTCGAGATCGAGGTTCAGAATCTGGACCAGTTGCAGCAGGCTATTTCCGGCGGAGCGGATATCATCATGCTCGACAATATGTCCGTTGAGGACATGAAAAAGGCGGTCAAAATGGTACCGGCGTCAATCAAGCTGGAAGCCTCAGGCGGCATTACTCTGGATAACGTTCGGGCGGTGGCTGAAACCGGCGTTGATGTCATTTCGGTCGGCGCCATTACCCATTCTGCCAAGTCCATCGATTTCAGCCTGTCGTTCGTGACCGGACGCCCGGCGCAATAG